A section of the Jaculus jaculus isolate mJacJac1 chromosome 6, mJacJac1.mat.Y.cur, whole genome shotgun sequence genome encodes:
- the LOC123461606 gene encoding lysozyme C-like — protein sequence MKALLPLGLLLLSVTVQGKVFERCELARTLKHAGMDGYKGISLANWVCLARWESNYNTRATNFNSGDQSTDYGIFQINSRYWCNDGKTPSAVNGCGISCDVLLRDDISQAIQCAKRVVRAPQGIRAWVAWRDHCQGRDLTEYVRGCGV from the exons ATGAAGGCTCTCCTTCCTTTGGGGCTTCTCCTGCTCTCTGTCACTGTCCAGGGCAAGGTCTTTGAACGGTGTGAGTTGGCCAGAACTCTAAAACACGCTGGAATGGATGGCTACAAGGGAATCAGCCTGGCAAACT GGGTGTGTTTGGCCCGATGGGAAAGTAATTACAACACTCGTGCTACCAACTTCAATAGCGGAGACCAAAGCACGGATTATGGAATATTTCAGATCAACAGCCGCTACTGGTGCAATGATGGCAAAACCCCCAGTGCAGTTAATGGCTGTGGCATATCCTGTGACG TTTTACTCCGAGATGACATCTCTCAAGCCATACAGTGTGCAAAAAGAGTTGTGAGGGCCCCGCAGGGCATCAGAGCATG GGTGGCGTGGAGAGACCATTGTCAAGGCCGGGACCTCACCGAATATGTCAGGGGTTGTGGGGTGTAA